From Nicotiana tabacum cultivar K326 chromosome 22, ASM71507v2, whole genome shotgun sequence, one genomic window encodes:
- the LOC107787496 gene encoding uncharacterized protein LOC107787496 isoform X1, with protein sequence MGFIVLWFNPFITDTYFICGVQLDSTPLLFTLFTDFGHFIFFIKPISFLFLVLFPFSSLKVMLIHAFFILHFGFSFSMDTLFKIHIHPDLPDKIQKPKDGMKRIFLSSAKFYSILSGTEIILCVVVIQMHGLLDSELRTAHIKRFLTSDLWYRWFYAIVSRCYLMQAINLHIHVYLDEKKLIWASQNIVNPSPK encoded by the exons ATGGGCTTTATAGTACTTTGGTTCAACCCTTTTATTACAGACACGTATTTTATTTGTGGGGTACAACTGGATTCCACTCCACTGCTTTTCACGCTCTTCACTGATTTTGGccatttcatcttcttcatcaagcctatttcttttttattcttagTATTGTTCCCTTTCTCTTCACTTAAGGTCATGCTTATCCATGCCTTCTTCATTCTCCACTTTGGATTTAGCTTTT CTATGGATACGCTCTTCAAAATACACATAcatcctgatctgccagataaaatcCAAAAGCCTAAGGACGGAATGAAGAGAATATTTCTGAGTTCTGCTAAATTTTACTCTATTCTTTCCGG CACCGAAATAATATTATGTGTTGTTGTCATTCAGATGCATGGTCTACTTGATAGTGAACTGCGGACGGCTCATATTAAGAG ATTTTTAACCAGTGATCTTTGGTACCGGTGGTTTTATGCTATAGTATCAAGATGTTATCTAATGCAAGCCATCAACCTCCATATACATG TGTATCTGGATGAGAAAAAGTTGATATGGGCTTCCCAAAATATAGTCAATCCAAGTCCAAAATAG
- the LOC107787496 gene encoding uncharacterized protein LOC107787496 isoform X3: MGFIVLWFNPFITDTYFICGVQLDSTPLLFTLFTDFGHFIFFIKPISFLFLVLFPFSSLKVMLIHAFFILHFGFSFSMDTLFKIHIHPDLPDKIQKPKDGMKRIFLSSAKFYSILSGTEIILCVVVIQMHGLLDSELRTAHIKSDLWYRWFYAIVSRCYLMQAINLHIHVSMTVR; encoded by the exons ATGGGCTTTATAGTACTTTGGTTCAACCCTTTTATTACAGACACGTATTTTATTTGTGGGGTACAACTGGATTCCACTCCACTGCTTTTCACGCTCTTCACTGATTTTGGccatttcatcttcttcatcaagcctatttcttttttattcttagTATTGTTCCCTTTCTCTTCACTTAAGGTCATGCTTATCCATGCCTTCTTCATTCTCCACTTTGGATTTAGCTTTT CTATGGATACGCTCTTCAAAATACACATAcatcctgatctgccagataaaatcCAAAAGCCTAAGGACGGAATGAAGAGAATATTTCTGAGTTCTGCTAAATTTTACTCTATTCTTTCCGG CACCGAAATAATATTATGTGTTGTTGTCATTCAGATGCATGGTCTACTTGATAGTGAACTGCGGACGGCTCATATTAAGAG TGATCTTTGGTACCGGTGGTTTTATGCTATAGTATCAAGATGTTATCTAATGCAAGCCATCAACCTCCATATACATG TTAGTATGACTGTTAGATGA
- the LOC107787496 gene encoding uncharacterized protein LOC107787496 isoform X2, whose translation MGFIVLWFNPFITDTYFICGVQLDSTPLLFTLFTDFGHFIFFIKPISFLFLVLFPFSSLKVMLIHAFFILHFGFSFSMDTLFKIHIHPDLPDKIQKPKDGMKRIFLSSAKFYSILSGTEIILCVVVIQMHGLLDSELRTAHIKRFLTSDLWYRWFYAIVSRCYLMQAINLHIHVSMTVR comes from the exons ATGGGCTTTATAGTACTTTGGTTCAACCCTTTTATTACAGACACGTATTTTATTTGTGGGGTACAACTGGATTCCACTCCACTGCTTTTCACGCTCTTCACTGATTTTGGccatttcatcttcttcatcaagcctatttcttttttattcttagTATTGTTCCCTTTCTCTTCACTTAAGGTCATGCTTATCCATGCCTTCTTCATTCTCCACTTTGGATTTAGCTTTT CTATGGATACGCTCTTCAAAATACACATAcatcctgatctgccagataaaatcCAAAAGCCTAAGGACGGAATGAAGAGAATATTTCTGAGTTCTGCTAAATTTTACTCTATTCTTTCCGG CACCGAAATAATATTATGTGTTGTTGTCATTCAGATGCATGGTCTACTTGATAGTGAACTGCGGACGGCTCATATTAAGAG ATTTTTAACCAGTGATCTTTGGTACCGGTGGTTTTATGCTATAGTATCAAGATGTTATCTAATGCAAGCCATCAACCTCCATATACATG TTAGTATGACTGTTAGATGA